The proteins below come from a single Papaver somniferum cultivar HN1 chromosome 11, ASM357369v1, whole genome shotgun sequence genomic window:
- the LOC113320087 gene encoding uncharacterized protein LOC113320087: protein MYVRFKENKEIGVSLENDLNEYKRTCIELYERVESLEKDNRNAKSVDGGICIESIDKLNKEITDLRHEKRSADGDTKILISKFTELESQTALHLKELTDYKVNCHSLSVELKEKEMECLGYESKLKDLASIMGVLQDEREGYKTTLKGLREQITSLAENRKILCYREKKAEERISCLQEVIKTFVECNKKLKNDEGAAECVQLSRESKMCSYPDVNRDEHVSASISIERQSEPLVNLNGDKEKASSLFSMELENRENKEINIELEKREIALLKPDSLTSR, encoded by the exons ATGTATGTGAGGTTTAAGGAGAATAAAGAAATAGGGGTTTCGCTTGAAAATGACCTGAATGAGTACAAGAGAACATGCATTGAGCTGTATGAAAGGGTCGAGAGCTTAGAAAAAGATAATAGGAATGCTAAAAGTGTCGACGGCGGAATatgtattgaatctattgataaGCTTAATAAGGAGATTACAGATTTGAGGCATGAGAAAAGAAGTGCGGACGGTGACACTAAAATTCTAATATCCAAATTTACGGAATTGGAGAGTCAAACAGCCTTGCATCTGAAAGAATTGACCGATTATAAAGTTAATTGTCATAGTTTATCAGTGGAGTTaaaggagaaggaaatggagtgtCTTGGATATGAGAGTAAGTTGAAGGACTTAGCATCGATTATGGGTGTTCTTCAGGATGAGCGCGAAGGCTACAAGACAACATTGAAGGGACTAAGAGAGCAGATTACAAGTCTAGCTGAAAATCGAAAGATTTTGTGCTATAGAGAAAAGAAAGCAGAAGAAAGAATCTCTTGCTTGCAAGAGGTAATTAAGACTTTTGTTGAATGTAATAAGAAACTTAAAAATGATGAAGGAGCAGCAGAATGCGTTCAGCTCAGTAGAGAGAGCAAAATGTGTTCCTATCCTGATGTAAACAGAGATGAGCATGTCTCAG CCTCTATATCTATTGAAAGGCAATCAGAGCCTTTAGTAAATTTGAATGGAGACAAGGAGAAAGCTTCTTCACTATTCAGCATGGAGTTGGAAAATAGAGAAAATAAGGAGATAAATATTGAGTTAGAAAAGAGAGAGATAGCTCTGCTTAAGCCAGATAGTTTAACCAGCAGGTAA
- the LOC113322601 gene encoding L-ascorbate oxidase homolog, protein MTLRLTFLVLCILSATTLIKAEDPYLFFTWNVSYGTISPLGVPQQGILINNEFPGPNINSTTNNNIVINVFNNLDEPLLFTWNGIQHRKNSWQDGMPGTNCPIQPGKNFTYHFQVKDQIGSYFYFPTAAFHRAVGGFGGLRVNSRDLIPVPFDVPEDDFTVLIGDWYKSSHADLKKILDGGKSINRPDGILINGKSGNGTDNDKPLFTMKPGKTYRYRICNVGIKTSLNFRIQGHSMKLVEMDGSHVVQNVYDALDIHVGQCLSVLVTADQTPKDYYMVASSRFLKEVYTATGVVSYEGGSGPPSPQIPEGPTGIVYSLNQFRSFRWNLTASAARPNPQGSYHYGGINITRTIKIVNSAATVDGKLRYAINGVSHTDPETPMKLSEYYEAPKKDFEYNSIVDDPTPESATKIVVKPNVLNATFRDFIEIIFVNNEKSIQTWHLDGYSFFAVAIEAGQWTPEKRKNYNLLDAVSRHTIQVYPGCWAAIMLTFDNAGMWNLRSTLWERHYLGQQLYFSVTSPARSLRDEYNVPDNVELCGIVKDLPKPPPYTI, encoded by the coding sequence ATGACTCTCCGTCTAACGTTCTTGGTGTTATGTATTCTATCAGCAACAACTTTGATCAAAGCTGAAGATCCATATCTATTCTTTACATGGAATGTGAGTTACGGTACGATTTCTCCTCTTGGAGTTCCACAGCAAGGAATTCTTATTAACAACGAATTCCCTGGTCCAAACATCAattccaccaccaacaacaatatTGTCATTAATGTTTTCAACAATCTTGATGAGCCTCTTCTGTTCACATGGAATGGTATTCAACACAGGAAGAATTCATGGCAAGATGGTATGCCCGGTACTAACTGCCCAATCCAACCTGGTAAAAACTTCACCTATCATTTCCAAGTCAAGGATCAGATTGGTAGTTACTTTTACTTCCCTACCGCCGCATTCCATAGAGCGGTTGGTGGGTTCGGTGGTCTCCGCGTTAACAGTCGTGACCTTATTCCCGTCCCCTTTGATGTCCCGGAAGATGATTTCACCGTCCTCATTGGTGATTGGTATAAAAGTAGCCATGCTGATCTTAAGAAGATCTTAGATGGGGGTAAATCTATTAACAGACCCGATGGTATTCTCATCAACGGTAAATCAGGTAACGGTACCGACAACGACAAACCACTCTTCACCATGAAGCCTGGTAAGACTTACAGGTACAGAATTTGCAACGTTGGTATCAAGACTTCCTTGAATTTCAGGATTCAAGGTCATTCCATGAAGTTGGTTGAGATGGATGGTTCTCACGTGGTTCAGAACGTATACGATGCTCTAGATATTCACGTCGGCCAGTGTCTTTCGGTGTTGGTCACAGCAGATCAGACACCCAAAGATTATTACATGGTTGCTTCATCCAGATTCCTTAAGGAGGTTTACACCGCAACTGGTGTCGTCAGTTACGAAGGTGGTAGTGGTCCTCCATCTCCTCAGATTCCTGAAGGACCCACAGGTATTGTATACTCGCTCAACCAGTTCCGTTCCTTCAGATGGAACCTTACCGCAAGTGCTGCACGTCCAAACCCACAAGGTTCATACCATTATGGTGGCATCAACATCACTCGCACCATTAAGATCGTCAACTCTGCCGCTACCGTTGATGGTAAGCTTCGTTATGCCATCAATGGTGTCTCACACACTGATCCTGAAACCCCTATGAAGCTTTCAGAATACTACGAAGCACCTAAAAAAGATTTCGAGTACAACTCTATTGTCGATGACCCAACCCCAGAGAGTGCCACTAAGATCGTTGTTAAGCCTAACGTTCTCAACGCAACTTTCCGTGACTTCATTGAGATCATATTCGTGAACAACGAAAAGTCAATCCAGACATGGCACTTGGATGGTTACTCCTTCTTTGCTGTTGCAATTGAAGCCGGGCAGTGGACTCCAGAGAAGAGGAAGAACTACAACCTGCTTGATGCTGTGAGCAGGCATACAATTCAGGTTTACCCAGGTTGCTGGGCGGCCATAATGCTCACTTTTGATAATGCAGGTATGTGGAACTTAAGGTCCACCCTCTGGGAGAGGCACTATTTGGGACAACAATTGTACTTTAGCGTCACTTCACCGGCCAGATCACTAAGAGATGAATACAACGTTCCCGATAACGTTGAACTTTGTGGTATTGTCAAGGACTTGCCAAAACCACCCCCATACACCATCTAA